The Salvelinus fontinalis isolate EN_2023a chromosome 39, ASM2944872v1, whole genome shotgun sequence genome has a window encoding:
- the LOC129838310 gene encoding decorin-like: MRSACLSLLLVTACWSLPFRQSGFLDFMMEDEAGSGSPEVPIDPRVDILTMPEGPKCPFRCQCHLRVVQCSDLGLKSVPDEIPADSTLLDLQNNKITEIKENDFKTLKGLQTLILVNNQITTIHPKAFIPLGKLQRLYLSKNHLKEMPANMPKSLQELRIHENEITKIKKASFEGMAQVIVMELGSNPLKSAGVEAGAFGALKKVSYIRIADTNLTEIPKGLPSSLSELHLDSNKITKVQADNLKGLKNLAKLGLSYNEISQVENGSLAMVPHLRELHLDNNALTTVPAGLPDHKYIQVIYLHSNKIGVVGTQDFCPPGYNTKKAMYSGISLFSNPVPYWEVQPITFRCVFDRSAIQLGNYRKK, translated from the exons ATGAGGTCAGCCTGTCTCTCCCTGCTCCTGGTCACAGCGTGCTGGTCACTGCCCTTCCGCCAGTCGGGCTTCCTGGACTTCATGATGGAGGATGAGGCGGGCTCTGGCTCGCCAGAGGTGCCCATCGACCCCCGCGTGGACATCCTCACCATGCCCGAAGGACCCAAGTGCCCCTTCCGCTGCCAGTGCCACCTGCGTGTGGTGCAGTGCTCCGACTTAG GGCTGAAGAGTGTTCCAGATGAGATCCCTGCAGACAGCACCCTGCTGGACCTGCAGAACAACAAGATCACTGAGATCAAGGAGAATGACTTCAAGACTCTGAAGGGACTCCAA ACCCTGATCCTGGTGAACAACCAGATCACCACAATCCACCCCAAGGCCTTCATTCCCCTGGGCAAGCTGCAGCGCCTCTACCTCTCCAAGAACCACCTCAAGGAAATGCCCGCCAACATGCCCAAGAGCCTGCAGGAGCTTCGCATCCATGAGAACGAGATCACTAAGATCAAGAAGGCCTCCTTCGAGGGCATGGCCCAGGTCATCGTCATGG AGCTCGGTTCCAACCCCCTGAAGAGTGCAGGGGTTGAGGCTGGGGCGTTCGGGGCCCTGAAGAAGGTCTCATACATCCGCATTGCAGacaccaacctgacagagatccCCAAAG gtctgccctcctccctctccgAGCTCCACCTGGACAGCAACAAGATCACCAAGGTGCAGGCGGACAACCTGAAGGGCCTCAAGAACCTGGCTAA GCTGGGTCTAAGCTACAATGAGATCAGCCAGGTGGAGAACGGTTCTCTGGCCATGGTTCCTCACCTCAGAGAGCTTCACCTGGACAACAATGCCCTGACCACGGTGCCTGCAGGCCTGCCTGACCACAAGTACATCCAG GTGATCTACCTCCACAGCAACAAGATAGGGGTGGTGGGCACCCAGGACTTCTGCCCACCAGGCTACAATACCAAGAAGGCCATGTACTCTGGCATCAGCCTGTTCTCCAACCCCGTCCCTTACTGGGAGGTGCAGCCCATCACCTTCCGCTGTGTGTTCGACCGCTCCGCCATCCAGCTGGGCAACTACAGGAAGAAGTAG